GGTCGTCACGTCCTCGAGCCCCGCGAACTCGTAGACGCCGGCGTTGTTGACGAGGACGTCGACGCGGCCGAACGCGCGCTTCGCCTCCGCGAAGAGCCGCTGGATGTCCTCGAGCTTCGCCACGTTCGCCTGCACCGCGAGGCCCTGGCCCCCGTTGCGGACGATCTCGGCGACGACCCGCTCGGCGCCGGCCCGATCGGTGGCGTAGTCGACGACGACGGCGGCGCCCTCGGCCGCGAGGTGCCCGGCGATGGCCGCACCGATCCCCTTGGACGCTCCGGTGACGACCGCGACCTTCCCCTTCAGCTTCTGCGACATGTCGTGCTCCTTGGTGATGTTGTGTACCGCCCGGTACACGTAAGGAGCGGGCTCCCCGCGGCGCAAGCGAATTGCTGTACCCTTAGGTATATAATCCCCGGAGGAGGACCGCCGGATGGCACGCCCGCGCATGTTCGACGTGGATGAGGCCCTGGATCGCGCGCTGCGCGTGTTCTGGCGGAAGGGCTACGAGGGGACCTCGCTCGCGGACCTCACGAAGGTCATGCGGATCAACCGGCCGAGCCTGTACGCGGCGTTCGGCAACAAGGAAGGGCTCTTCCGCAGGGCGCTCGACCGCTACGCCGAGGGCCCGGCGGCCTTCGCGCGCGAAGCGCTCGCCGCGCCGACGGCCCGCGCCGTGGTGGAGCGCCTCTGGAGCGGGACCATCGATCAGCTGACCGATCCTCGCACGCCGCGCGGCTGCCTCCTGGTGCAGGGGGCGCTGGCCTGCGGGGACGCGGCCGAGTCCATCCGGCGGGAGCTCGCGGCCCGCCGGTCGGCGGGCGTGGCGGCGCTGCGCGAGCGGTTCGAGCGCGCCGTGGCCGAGGGGGATCTGCCCGCCGGCGCGGATCCCGAAGACCTCGCCCGCTTCGTCGCCGCGGTCACCCACGGCATGTCGGTCCAGGCCGCCGGCGGCGCGGGCCGCGACGAGCTCGAGCGCGTGGTGCGGATGGCGCTCCGAGCGTGGCCGGCGCCGGGGTGAAGCCGAAACGGACAAGCCGGCCGGCCAGTTCCTGTCGGTGTACGATGACGTGACCTGAAGTCATATCCCGCAGAAGAGGCGGACGATGAGAGCACTCCTCACTTCGCTACTCTTGACCAGCCCTGGCGTCGTCCTTGCGGCACACCCGGACTGCACTGGAGTGGAGCGTTGGCCAGCCAGCATGGCCTTCGTTCACCTGAAGAACGCGGGGATGACGGACAACGAACGTCTCGATGTCAGCAAGACACGCGTCGCTCGCGTCGCTTCCGAGAAGATCGGGAAGGACCTGTACCGACAGGTTCACAAGGTGCGCTTCACCGAGAAGTCCGGCTCGACCATCGATGTCATCACGGCGAGCGATGGTTCGAGCCAAGAGTGCTCGATCGGCGGCGTCGAGGTCTACGTGATCGCTCGCCAGCTTGGCCCGAACTGAACGCGCAACCCGTCGGTGCTCGGGCGGTACGGCAAGACTCGTCGAAACCGAGCAAGCCTCGGTCCCCTCGAGGCTCATCCGAGGCAGATCGTCAGGGATTTCGGAGGCGTTACAGCGGAAGTGTTGGTGGTGAGGGGGAGAATCGAACTCCCGACCTAGGGATTATGAGACCCTCGCTCTAGCCGACTGAGCTACCTCACCGGGACCGCCGGAGCGGCGGTTTATAGGTCGCCGCGCCGGGGCTGTCAACGCAGGGAGTGACCGCAGCCTGCGCTCCCCGGCGCGTTCGCCTACACTACCCGGGCTCGCTTCGAGCAGGAGGTGACGCGTGGCGCCGAATGCACTGAAGGACCTGCCGTCAGGCCACGAGGCGCCGCGGGCCGAGACCCCGGCGGCGCCGACGCGCGCCGAGCACCCCAGCTACACGCCGGAAGAGATCGCCCGGGTGGTCGCCGCCCGCGAGCGCTGGACGGCGGAGGAGCTGGGCGAGGTGCTCGCGAAGCTGCCCCGGCGGAGGGCGGCGTTCCAGACCGACTCCGGGATCCCCATCCCCGACGTGCTCGACCCCGGCCACCGCCGCGAGGCGGACTACCTGCGCGACGTCGGCTACCCGGGCCGCTACCCCTTCACCCGCGGCCCGCAGCCCACCATGTACCGCGGGCGGCTCTGGACCATGCGCCAGTTCGCCGGCTTCGGCTCGCCGGAGGACACGAACCGGCGGTTCCACTTCCTCCTCAAGGCGGGCATGCACGGGCTCTCGACCGCCTTCGACATGCCGGCGCTCATGGGCTACGACCCGGACCACCCGCTGAGCCGCGGCGAGGTGGGGAAGGAGGGCGTCTCGGTCGCGACGCTGCGCGACTTCGAGGTCCTCTTCGACGGCATCCCGCTCGGCGACGTCACCACCTCCATGACCATCAACGCGAGCGCGGTGGTCGCGCTCGCCATGTACGTGGCGGTCGGCGAGCAGCAGGGCGTCCCGCGCGCCAAGCTCGGCGGCACGCTGCAGGCCGACATGCTGAAGGAGTACATCGCGCAGAAGGAGTGGATCGTCCCGCCGCGGCCGGCGGTGAAGATCGTCTGCGACATGATCGCCTTCTGCGCCGAGGAGATGCCGCGCTGGAACCCGGTCTCCATCAGCGGCTACCACATCCGCGAGGCGGGGGCGACCGCGGTCCAGGAGCTCGCCTTCACGCTCGCCGACGGGCTCGAGTACGTCCAGCAGTGCGTCGACCGCGGCCTCGACGTGGACGCCTTCGCCCCGCGCCTCAGCTTCTTCTGGGACGTCCACAACGACCTGTTCGAGGAGGTGGCGAAGTTCCGCGCGGCGCGCCGCATCTGGGCGCGGACGCTGAAGGAGCGCTTCGGGGCGAAGAAGAAGGAGTCGCTGCTGCTGCGCACCCACGCGCAGACCGCCGGCGTCTCGCTCACCGCCCAGCAGCCCTACAACAACGTGGTCCGCACCGCCCTGCAGGCGTTCGCGGCGGTGTTGGGCGGGACGCAGTCGCTCCACACGAACTCGCTCGACGAGACCTACGCGCTCCCCACCGAGGAGGCGGTGACGATCGCGCTGCGGACCCAGCAGATCATCGCCTTCGAGTCCGGCGCCGACCGCGTGGTCGATCCGCTCGCCGGCAGCTACTACGTCGAGTACCTCACCGACGAGATGGAGCGGCGCGCCCTGGAGCACCTCCGCCACATCGACGCCATGGGCGGGATGATCCGGGCGGTGGAGGACGGCTACCCGCAGCGGGAGATCGCGGAGAGCGCCTTCCGGTACCAGCGCGAGATCGAGACCGGCGACCGCACCATCGTCGGGGTGAACGCCTTCCGCACCGAGGAGGAGGAGCCCATCCCCATCCTCAAGATCGACGAGTCGGTGGCGCGCGCGCAGGTGGAGCGGCTGCGGGCGGTGAAGGCGTCGCGGAGCGGGGAGCGGGTGAAGGAGGCGCTCGCTGGCGTGGAGCGCGCCGCCAAGGAGGGCGTCAACGTCGTCCCGCCGGTCATCGCGGCGGTGAAGGCCTACGCCAGCCTGGGCGAGATCTGCGACGTCTTCCGGAAGGTGTACGGCGTCTACCGGGAGGACGGCCGGTTCTGAGTCAGCCGCCCGCCCGCCCGTCCGCGTGGCCTCGACGGGTTGCGGCGCGGCGCCGCGCTCGCCATCTCTTCCGAGCCCGGCTCCGCCCGGGCACACCGAAGGAAGGGAGCTCCACCATGACCCAGCTGTTCCGCGCCCTCTCGGCGCTCGCGCTGCTCGCCGTCGCGGCGCCGGCGCTGCCGTGCGGCGACAAGCAGACGAGCGCGTCCAACGAGCCGAGCGCCTCGGCGCAGAAGAAGCAGGCGGTCGCGAAGTCGGACGCCGCGAAGAAGGCCTCCGCCAAGGAGAAGGCGGCGCAGGCGAAGACCGCGACGAACTAGGACCCAGCGCGGGGCTCAGCGCGGCGGCGCGCCGCGCTGGCCCCCGGCGGGCTCGTCGTCGCCGCTCTCGTCGACGAGCCCGAGGTGCTGCAGGAGCTCGAGCTGTTGCAGCTCGTCGAGGTGATCGATCACCTCCTGGTCGGGATCCGGCGCCTGGCCGCCGTCCTGCCCGCCGCCGTCTGCGGCGCCGGGGCCGCCGTCCCGAGCGCCGCCGGGCTCTCCGGGCGCGGCCCGCGCCAGGGCGGTCAGCGCCGAGAGCGCGGCCGCCACCAGCGCCGCGCGGCCCCGCATCAGAACGCCACCACGTCGCACCCGACCACCACCTTGGTGATGGTCGCGCGGCCGGCGAAGAAGTCGCCCGGGAAGAGCGCGTCCGCCTCGGCCAGGAGCGTCAGCCAGCCGGCCGGCGACCAGGTGAGCTCCAGGTCCGCCTCCGGCCCGTACACGCGGCCGCCGAAGGGCCCCGCCACCGGGGCAACGAGGTAAGCCGCGCGCGCGTCGACCCCGAAGGCCGGCGCGGGCTCCCAGGACGCGTTGAGCCCGGGGGCGATCACCCCGCGCGCGTTGACCCCGGGCGCCGTCGCCTGGCGCGCGGCGAAGGTCTCCGCCACGCCGCCGTTGAAGAAGATGTTGGTGTCGGTGATGAACGGCGCGACGCCCAGGAACCCGCCGTACCGCGCCGGCTCGCCGAGGCGCGCCTTCTCGGCGGGCGGCGCGTCGCCGGAGAGGTAGAGGAAGAAGCCGCCGAAGCGCCAGGCGTCGCCGACCGGCGCGGCGACGCGCAGGTGCGCCAGCTGGCCGAAGAGCGCGTTCGTCCGGTACCGGGTGGCGGTCCGCACCAGGGTCGGCGAGAGCTCGGTGAGCGTGACGTCGGGGATGGTGAGCTGCCCGAAGGCGAGCGCCGCCGTCCAGTCGAGCTTGACGCGCCCGAGCGACAGGCTCCCGCTCGTCCCGGCCCACCCCACGTCGGCGTCGCCGGTGAAGGGACGGTCGAGCTGCAGCGCCACGAGCCGGCTCTCGTACGCGAACGCCGGCGTGCCGGGCGCGAGGCCGGCGAGCCGCACCGCGCCCGGCTCGGAGAGGCTGCCCCGGAACAGCTCCACGAGCTCGCTCGAGCGGTCCCGGAAGAAGGCGGCGAAGAGGCCGGCGTGCTCGAAGAGCGACGGCAGGTAGTCGGCGCGCACCGCGAGGAGGGCCGAGCTCCAGCCGGCGCCGGACGGGAGGTCGCGCGAGGGGTAGAAGAGCGACGCCCCGAGCTCCCACGACGGCCCGAGCGCGCCGAGGTCGAAGGTGGCCTCGGCGCCGGTGCCCCAGTCGTCGTGGACGAACCCGTCGGCGACGGTGAAGCGCTTGCGGCCCACGCGGACGAGCGCGAAGTCGTTCCGGCCCAGGACCGCGCCCACCCAGGCCTGCCGCAGGAGGAGCGTCCCCCGGAGCTCGTCCTCGAACGGTCGGCCGTTCGAGGCGAGCTGCGCCGGCATGAGCCGCACCTCGTCGAGGGCGAACGCCGGCAGCCGGCCGTTCACGAAAACGTTGCACTTGCCGCTGCCGCGCTGGGCGAGGCCGGTGGGGGAGGAGGCGAGGGTGGCGAAGCACACCTCGGCGCGGGCCGGGAACGCCTGCCCGCGCAGCTCGCCGGTGTCGGCCTGGAGGGCCCAGCGGAGCGCGCCCTGGCGCCCCTCGGCGCCGGCCGAGACGAGCGCGGAGGGGTAGGCGTCCGAGCCCTGCGGCCGCAGGTAGGGGCCGGCGGCGAAGGCCTGCCGCGCGGGGTCGAAGAGGAGCGACGGGCTCGGCAGGTTCTCGCGGTCGGTGTAGCGGCCGTGCAGGACGAGCGAGAAGCGCAGGTCGCCGTCGTCGGCGCGGGCGCCGGCGGCCGAGACGAGCAGCGACAGGACCGCGACGGCGGTGGCGCGCACGCGCAGGATTGTAGCCCGGGCACGGCTTCAGCGGCGGAGGCGCTCGCGCCGCTCCTGCCGCCACCGCTCGCGGGCGGTCTCGCGCTCCGCCGGCGACATGTCGCGCCACCGGCGCAGGTTGTCGAGGTAGCGCGCCCGCTCCTGGGGCGGCGCCCGCAGGATCTCCTGGAAGGCGGCGCGCAGTTGCGCGCGCCGCTCGGGCGGCAGCTCGCGCCAGCGCGCGAAGCGCTGCAGGATGGCCTGGCGCTCCTGCGGCGGCAGCGCCTGGAAGGCGCGCCAGCGGCGCTCGACCTCGGCCCGCCGCTCCGGCGGCAGCGCGCGGAGCCGCTCGAGCCGCAGCTCGAGCCGGGCCTTCTCGTCGTCGGGCAGCCCCTTCCACTGCTCGTACCGCTCGCGCAGCGCCTGCTTCTCCGCCGGCGAGAGCTGCTCCCAGCGGGCGCGGGCGTCCCCGCCCGCGGAGGGGGCCGCCTGCGCCAGCGTGCGCGCCGGGCCGGCGAGGCTCGCGGCCAGCGCGAGCGCCGCGAGGAGGCGCGCGCTCACGGCCGGCCCTCCAGCTCGTCGAGGTGCGCCACCACCTCGGCGTCCTCGCTCGTCTCGACCGCGCCGACGCTCGCCACCACCTCGTAGCTCTCGAGGAGGTCGAGGTGCTCGGCCAGCGCGCGCTCGTGGCTGCGCTGCCGGCTGGTCGTGACCACGAGCAGGGTCGCCGCGGCCGCGGTGGCGAGCGCGGGCGCCGCCCAGCGCCAGGTGAGCCAGTCGCGCAGGCCGGGGCGCGCGCCGCGGGCGCCGCGCTCGGCGGCGAGCCGCGCGTAGAAGCGCTGCTCGAAGGCGGCGGAGGGAGCCGGGGCGGCGGGCAGGCGCGCCA
This Anaeromyxobacter diazotrophicus DNA region includes the following protein-coding sequences:
- a CDS encoding TetR/AcrR family transcriptional regulator translates to MARPRMFDVDEALDRALRVFWRKGYEGTSLADLTKVMRINRPSLYAAFGNKEGLFRRALDRYAEGPAAFAREALAAPTARAVVERLWSGTIDQLTDPRTPRGCLLVQGALACGDAAESIRRELAARRSAGVAALRERFERAVAEGDLPAGADPEDLARFVAAVTHGMSVQAAGGAGRDELERVVRMALRAWPAPG
- a CDS encoding acyl-CoA mutase large subunit family protein, with the translated sequence MAPNALKDLPSGHEAPRAETPAAPTRAEHPSYTPEEIARVVAARERWTAEELGEVLAKLPRRRAAFQTDSGIPIPDVLDPGHRREADYLRDVGYPGRYPFTRGPQPTMYRGRLWTMRQFAGFGSPEDTNRRFHFLLKAGMHGLSTAFDMPALMGYDPDHPLSRGEVGKEGVSVATLRDFEVLFDGIPLGDVTTSMTINASAVVALAMYVAVGEQQGVPRAKLGGTLQADMLKEYIAQKEWIVPPRPAVKIVCDMIAFCAEEMPRWNPVSISGYHIREAGATAVQELAFTLADGLEYVQQCVDRGLDVDAFAPRLSFFWDVHNDLFEEVAKFRAARRIWARTLKERFGAKKKESLLLRTHAQTAGVSLTAQQPYNNVVRTALQAFAAVLGGTQSLHTNSLDETYALPTEEAVTIALRTQQIIAFESGADRVVDPLAGSYYVEYLTDEMERRALEHLRHIDAMGGMIRAVEDGYPQREIAESAFRYQREIETGDRTIVGVNAFRTEEEEPIPILKIDESVARAQVERLRAVKASRSGERVKEALAGVERAAKEGVNVVPPVIAAVKAYASLGEICDVFRKVYGVYREDGRF
- a CDS encoding DUF3106 domain-containing protein, which encodes MSARLLAALALAASLAGPARTLAQAAPSAGGDARARWEQLSPAEKQALRERYEQWKGLPDDEKARLELRLERLRALPPERRAEVERRWRAFQALPPQERQAILQRFARWRELPPERRAQLRAAFQEILRAPPQERARYLDNLRRWRDMSPAERETARERWRQERRERLRR
- a CDS encoding zf-HC2 domain-containing protein, translating into MKHALDELTAYLDGALAPAERAAVEAHLAACGECRAARDRLAGALAALARLPAAPAPSAAFEQRFYARLAAERGARGARPGLRDWLTWRWAAPALATAAAATLLVVTTSRQRSHERALAEHLDLLESYEVVASVGAVETSEDAEVVAHLDELEGRP